One Triticum dicoccoides isolate Atlit2015 ecotype Zavitan chromosome 3B, WEW_v2.0, whole genome shotgun sequence genomic window, ATGCCTCATGGTAGGAGGTGCCCACGCATGCGTCTCCAACTAGTCCCGATGGATTGGGGAGTCGCAACCTCGTGACTACCGACGGCCGTCGCCAAGCACGCTAACATGGCGCCAATCCATGGTCATCAACGCCGATCCTCTCGACATAGAAGTGGGTCCTGACCACCACCAACAACCACCACACCTGTGAGGAGAGAGAGCTCACCGCTCACGGGCACCACCCGGACCGTGCCCAACTTCACTTACCCGGAGCGAGAGCCCCGACGGCCTCTGGCCCAAATCTGGTCCGCCCAAGCACGAGCCCCAGGTCAGTGCCACCACCACCGCGCATGCCACGGGTACCGCATGTAGCACCTGCCGAGCCCCGCGCGCCGCCGGCTCGAACCCATGAGAAAAAAAGGCTGTACCACCATCCCGTGCTGCCTGCCGGAACATGGCCACAAGATCCACGCCACCATCACCAACACAAGCACATACCCCCCATATTCGGCTGCTCGCAGCCGCACGAACCCGCTAGAACGAGCCAACTGAGCCGCCATCACCTCCACGAGCAAGCCCCACCATGCCGCCGCCTCCACCACACCGTTGCCACCTTGGGAGCGATGTGGTACGGCAAATGCGAAGGAGTTCAAACACAATCTCCACCTGACCAGGGCATCACTTTTGTGATCCATGTTGCGCCTCTATAAAGTTCTTGTTCTTCTTCGTCATATTCGTCTTCATCAATAGCTTGTCGTCCTACTCGTGACATTCCAAGAAGAAACCTACACTCCACAAGTCGCAACATCGATCGGGAACGGAAGTTGTTGTCCATATGGACGGCACCACAGCCAACACAACCACCATGACCAGTCCCCGGAACCGGAAGGCGCCTAGATCCTGATTGTAATAAATCTTAACTTAAAATAAGGAAGCATATGTACAGGagtacaacacacacacacacccttttCATTTGAAACAGAAAGtactgctgcttcttttttttGACATGTGGTTAGCAAACTAAAAATTCATATAGAAAGTGTGCTGCTTCTTTTTCTTTGACTAAAAAAGTACTGCTACTAACAACAAGTGATGACGTACGTTCACCGAACCGCTGCTACCCCATTATTATTTTTCTTGGACAGAACTTTTGGATCTCGCGTGCGAGCGCACCCTGTATGCACAATTCTTTTTAATAATTTTGGAAAAGTCGAAAAATGCCGAATCTGTTTCGGAATGAAATATGACCAAGTATTGTACTCGTATAAAAAATTTGGTCAAGAAATGATTTCGGTTGACTTGAGGGCAAAAAAATAAATATATGACGATAATATAGTGTGAATAATATTTGTATATAGTGTTTTTTGGCGAATTTTAACCCAGGATATATTGAAAAGTCATTCCTTGGTGAAACTTTTTATATGAGTAGAATACTTGATCATGTTTGATCCGAAAAAGTTTCAAAAATTTTGACTATTTTTCAATtattccctctgtaaagaaatataagatcatttagggaggatcatgatcttatatttctttgcaAAGGAAGTAGTAAATTATTTTTGTATATAGGGTCCGCTGGCACCCAGAGCACCAGTGTATTTCCTAGTACACTACTCATGGGACGTGCAAAGGTAGTAGGAGTACCACACTTTTTTTTTTAAATAGGAGTACCAGACTTTAATAATTAAGTGATTGCTTCTATGTTGAACTGATCTCCTCATGGGACGTTAGCACATACGGCCGGGACGTAAAACTTCTGTTCGTCATTGATGACGTCGCCCTTTTTTAGCATATAATACAATGCGTCTTCATCGGATGatcatcatatactccctccgtccggaaatacttgtcatcaaaatgaataaaaggggatgtatctagatgtattttagttctagatacgtccctttttgtccattttgatgacaagtattttcggacgaagggagtattagcATACAATATACGGATAGAGTGAGCGTCCAGGTTCTTTCTGTCTGCCACCTTGAAGCTATAGAGTACGTAGAAGCTGAGAAGGTTCGGTGCCCATTAGAGAGTGAGGGATGCATGCAAGTTCAAACACGGTTGCGATCCATGTCGCGGCTCTATAAATGTCCAGTTCGTCTTCTTCGTCTTCATCGATCACTTGTCATCCTTACTCCCCTGTGACATTTCAAACACAAACCTACACTCCACAAGCCACGTTCCTGTTGCCGACATGGACGGCACCAAAGCCAACACCACCACGACCGGTCCCCGGAAACCGCCGCGGGTGATGCTCTACTGCTCCCCGCTCATCGGGCACCTGGTCTCCATGGTCGAGCTCGCCAAGCTCTTCGTCGCCCGTGGGCTAGCCGTCACCATCGTCCTCATGGACCCGGTGTACGACACCGGCGCTACGGGCCCCTTCCTGGCCAGCGTCTCCGCAGCCAACCCCTCCATCTCTTTCCACCGCCTGCCACAGGTCGAGCTTCTGGAGTCCGACCGCTCCATGATACCGGCCTTAGCCATCGCCCGCCACTCCAACCCGCACCTTCGTGACTTTCTCGCCGGCGCCTCCCCGGACGTCCTCGTGGTGGACTTCTTCTGCAGTGCCGCTGTGGACGTGGCCGCGGAACTCGGCATACCCGTCTACTTCTTCAACACCTCCGGCGCCCAGATCCTAGCTTTCTTCATGCACCTCCCGGTTCTGCATGGTAAAAGCACGAGGAGCTTCCGGGAAATGGGCGAAGAAATCGTGCACGTCCCGGGGATCACCTCCTTCCCGGCGACCCACTCCATCCAGCCGCTCATGGATCGTGACGGCGCGTCCTACAATGTGTTTCTAAACGTGAGCCTCAACCTGTTCCGGTCACAGGGCATCATCGTCAACACCTTCCGCTCGCTGGAGCCTCGTGCCATGGACACCATGCTCGCCGGGCTCTCCGCCCCAGCCGGCCTCTCGACACCCCCGGTCTACTGCATTGGGCCGTTGATCAAGTCGGACGAGGCGGGCGTGAAGCGCGACAATGAGTGCCTCGCATGGCTAGACGCGCAGCCCAAGGCTAGTGTGGCGTTCCTGTGCTTTGGCAGCCTCGGCCGATTCAGCGCTAGCCAAACCAGAGAAATGGCCACTGGGCTGGAGGCTAGTGGACAGAGATTCCTCTGGGTCATGCGGAGCC contains:
- the LOC119280709 gene encoding phloretin 2'-O-glucosyltransferase-like, coding for MDGTKANTTTTGPRKPPRVMLYCSPLIGHLVSMVELAKLFVARGLAVTIVLMDPVYDTGATGPFLASVSAANPSISFHRLPQVELLESDRSMIPALAIARHSNPHLRDFLAGASPDVLVVDFFCSAAVDVAAELGIPVYFFNTSGAQILAFFMHLPVLHGKSTRSFREMGEEIVHVPGITSFPATHSIQPLMDRDGASYNVFLNVSLNLFRSQGIIVNTFRSLEPRAMDTMLAGLSAPAGLSTPPVYCIGPLIKSDEAGVKRDNECLAWLDAQPKASVAFLCFGSLGRFSASQTREMATGLEASGQRFLWVMRSPPSDDTMTEPDLDVLLPKGFLDRTKGRGLVVKSWAPQGDVLAHHAVGCFVTHCGWNSVLESIMAGVPMVAWPLYAEQRMNAVFLEKEMELAVPMKGYDKEVVEAKEVAKKVKWMMDSEGGKVLRDRTLAVMRRAKEALLEDGESMATLAGLVDAWIHA